The stretch of DNA TCCACATCGTCCGCGAGGAGTGGCGCGAGGCGGTCCTCGCGTACGTCGGCAACCCCGCGGAGTCGGAACCCGAACGAACCCGGGAGGCGCGCGCGACGGTCGACAAAGTGGCGGCAGGCACCGACCCGGACTGGCGGGTCGCCCTCGACGCGACGCCGGGTCACCTCGGCTACGAACGGTCGATGCTCCACGCACTGGTCGAGAACGGCGGCGAGGAGCCGGCGGACTTCCGATCGGCGCTCGAAACCGTCCCGTGGAACCTCCAGCGACTCTTCGTCAACGCGGCGCAGTCATACGCGTTCAATCGGATGCTTTCCGAGCGTCTGCGCCGTGGCCTGCCCTTCGACCGCCCGGTCGCCGGCGACGTGGTGGCGTTCGCCGACGCCGACGCGCCCGACTGGCTTCCGGTGCCCGACACCGACCGCCTGCAACGGGTGAGCGAGGACCGGGTCGACGTGATCCGCCGGCACTGCGAGCGCGGCCGCGCGTTCGTCACCGCGCCGCTCGTCGGGACCGAGACCGAACCGGGCGACGGCGAGCCCGGCGACATCGAGCGCGCGGTGCTTGACGACCTAGCCCTCGAACCCGCCGACTTCGACCTCCCCGGCAACTTCGAGTCGACGGGGACGCGACGGGCGATTCTGGTCGGGGCCGACCTCGACGTGGCACGTGGCCCCCTCACCCTCTCCTTTTCGCTGCCGCGGGGGTCGTATGCGACGGCGGTCCTGCGGGAGTATCTGAAAGCCGACCCGCGGGACCTCTAGGCCGTCGTCGCGGCGGCGAGGCCGACGAGAGTCCGAAGATGGGGGCTCGTGCGTGGGCCGTGCGAACGGAGTCGGGTGTCGAGGGACGCACTTATCAACGCGGGCCGACTGCCACGAGCATGGAGTGTGGGCGGTGTGGCTCCCCGCTTGATCGACCGGGCGACTACTGTCTGGTCTGTCACACCGCCAACTGCGACGCCGTCGTCGTCGACATCGCTGAGGACCGCGCCCACCTGACGATGCTCGACGGGGAGGCGGTGGTGGGCGAGACGACGATCACTACCCGGCCGGAGGAGGACGGGGAGGCACGGGTGATCGAGCGGCGGAACTTCGCGGGGTTGATCGCCGACGAACTGCGCCGGAAGCGGCCGGAGACGGTGTTCGCGGCGGGCGACCGGGAGATCATCCGCGCGGTGCGGGCGGAGACCCACTACGAGTTCTACCGCGTCGCCGGCGAGGACCCGGTGGCGGCGGTGCTAGAGCGGCGCGGCGACCGAGCGCTGGAGGTGGTGGAGACGCCGCCCAAGGAGAAACTCGGCGGCCGGCACACGACGCTGATCGGCGGGCGGACGGGCCGGCGGGCCATCTCGACTGTAGCCGAACATCCGCACGTAAAAAAGATCGTCCCCGGCCCGATCGACGCGGGTGGGACGGGGTCGCAGTCCGGGCTGCGCGCGAAGGTGACGCGCGCGGACGGCAACGGCAACGTGCGTCTCCTCCTGCGCGACGGGTCGAGCGTCCAAGAGAACCGGATCGTGACGACGGCGATGGACCGGGAGACGGGCGAACGCGTCCGCGACGACCTGAACGAGGCGTTGGCGGCCGCCGACCTGCAGGACTGAGCGGCCCGTGATCGAACGGTCGCTTTAATCAGGGTCCAGCCACGAACACCGGCCGAATGGCCGGAACACTGGTCCAAGCGTTGTCGTACACGATGTTGGCTGTCGTGGCCGCGTTGGTCGGGGGCGTGATCGCCGTCTACCGACCGCCGGGGGCACGGATGGAGAGTAACGTGCAGCATCTCGCGGCCGGCGTGGTCATCGCCGCCGTCGCCGCCGAACTGTTACCGGACGTCCACAACCGGGCGCCGCTGGTCGTCGTCGTCGGGTTCGCCATCGGCGTCGCGACGATGCTCGGAATCCACCGACTGAGCAAGGTCATCGAGAAACGGGACGTCGGCGGGAGTTTCGCCGGCGCCGCCGGCTTGCTCATCACCGTCGGCATCGACATGCTCATCGACGGGGTGCTCATCGGCGTCACGTTCCTCACCGAGGCCGCGACCGGCGTCCTCATCGCGGTGGCGCTGGCCATCGAGGTGCTCTTCCTGGGCGTCGCCGGCGTCGTCGCGTTACCGGCCGGCGTCGGGACCCTCCGCAAACTCGCCGTACCGGCGGCGTTCGGTGGGTTGCTGACGGTCGGCGTGACCGTCGGCGTCCTCGTCCTCGAGGGAGTGACCGGAGCCCCCATCGCCGTCATCCTCGCGTTCGGCTCCGCGGCGCTACTGTATCTCGTCACCGAGGAGTTGCTGGTGAAAGCACAGAAGGTGCCCGAGACGCCGGTGTCGACGACGCTGTTTTTCCTCGGGTTCCTCTCGATTTTCCTGCTCGATATGATGCACTGATCGGGCGGGGCCAACTCGTAGGGTTTATCCGTTCCCTCCCGGTATGAGGCGGTACTATGGCCGAGAACAAGGCACGCAGCACCGGGAGCGCGGGCCGATTCGGCGCGCGATACGGGCGTGTCGCCCGTCGGCGCGTCAAGGAGATCGAAGCAGGGATGCAGAACGCCACGCTCGACGGCGACAGTGTCACCCGCGTCGGGACGGGCGTCTGGAAGAACGAGGAGACGGGCGAAACCTTCACTGGCGGGGCGTACCGCCCCGAGACGCCCGGCGGCCGTACCGTTCGACGGTCGATCCGCGCGGCGCTGGCCACCGACGACGACGAATAACATGAGCTACAAATGTTCCCGGTGTAAGCGTGATGTCGAACTCGACGAGTACGGCGGCGTTCGCTGCCCGTACTGCGGCCACCGGGTGCTTTTGAAAGAGCGCGCGCCGACGATCAAGGAAGTCGACGTCGAGTAGCGGTGTTCGTCGACGACGCGCCACACACCCTCTCTTTGCGGTTCGCGTACGCCACCGAGCGGCGCGCCCGGATCGTCGAGCGGAGCGTTCGCGTCGAGGTGGGGGAGATCGACGACGACCGCTCGGCCGCCCGGGTCGAGCGCGAGGGCCGGACGGTCCGGGTCCGGATCGGTGCGGCCGACCTCGTCGCCCTGCGTGCCGGGGCGAACACGTGGCTGCGACTGCTGGACGTGGCGGAGGCGGTGTCGGCCGATACCGCGGACTCGTCGGGAGCCTGATCCCGTCGCGGGCTGCCGATCACGCCGGCGCGAGCGGGAATACGGGGCTTTTTCACTCCGGGACCCAACGATCCGCCCATGCAAGGCAATCTGCCGCCGGAGGCCCAGGAGAAAATCGAGGAACTACAGGACCTGCAGGAGACGGCCCAGCAGGTTGCGGCCCAGAAACAGCAGGCCGAAACCGCGCTCAACGAGTCCCAGACGGCGCTCGACGCGCTCGAAGGCATCGACGAGGACACCGAGATGTATCGCGAAGTCGGCGAACTCCTCGTCTCCACGGAGTACGACGACGCCTGCGACGACCTAGAGGAGAAAGTCGAGAGCCTCGAGGTTCGCGTCGAGCAGCTTGGCAAACAGGAAGAGCGCGTCCGCGAGCAGTTCGAGTCGCTCCAGCAGGAACTGCAGCAGATGCTGCAGGGCGGCGCTGGCGGCGGCCCGATGGGGCCGGGCGGCGCCGGCGGCGCGTAAGGCCGTGGGCGAGCCCGACGACGAGACCGTCGTTCGGACGGCCGCCGAAGCGGCCGAAGGAGTCGTCTTCGCCCACTACCGCCAGTCGGACGTGCGCGACCTCGACGTGACCGTGACGTTCGAGGAGGGCGTCCTCGACGTCGACGTCTACCTGAACGCCCCGGACGCCGAGGACGGGGCGGACCCCGAGACGGTCGCCGACGAGGCGGCACGCGCGGCGCGGGACGCCGTCGACGACTTGTTCGGCGTCGGTGGCGCGGCGTAGCCGTCTGCCGGTAACACGAGCTAACCTGGCGGTGGTCGTCGACGAAACGGCGTCGACGGCGTTCTTTCTTTCCCACCCTTTCGCTCCCGGACCCGGGTGGAGCGATCGAACGATGCGAGGCGAGGCGTGTCGCGCGTTCCTGCGGAGCGCTGCAGCGGTCGCCGGGGTGGCGGCCGTGCCGACCGCCGGCGCCGCGGGCCGCGCGTGGCCGCGTGCGGAGGCACCCGTGGATGTGTGCCGTGGCGACACGGAGGGGTGACTCGGGGGACCGCACCCGGCGGACCGACCCCGACGCCGTCGTCGACGCGGACGCGAGGTCGTCGATGCCGGCGGGGCCGTTCTCGACGACGAGATCGGTGGCACGGGCGGCGGGCAAGGTACTTCTGTAGCGCAGTCCAACGACGTGTATGCGAAAGCGGGCATCCGCGATTCTCGCGGTACTGATGATGATGGCTGCGGTCGCGCCGGCGACGGCGACCGCACCAGCGGCGGTCGACGCCGGCGCGAGCGTCGTCGACCAGCGTGCCGATCCCGACGAGGACGTCGTCGGCTGGGAGGGTGGGTACTGGCACGACGACGAGATCGATATCGACCAGTCCGACGGCCTCAGCGACGAGGAGCTGGACGCCTACGTGGCACGGGCGATGGCCCGCGTCGAGTACCTCAGGGAGTCGGAGTTCGACAGCGAGGTTCCCGTCGAGGTACTCCCGCGGGAGGAGTTCAAGCGCCAGCGGAACGAGAGCGCCACGGGCAACACCTCGTTCGACGCCTGGAACGACCAGGTGTGGGAAGCGCTGTTCGTCATCGGCGAAGAGCGGGAGGCGAACGAGGCGCTGCAGTCGGCGACGGGAGAGACGACGGCCGGCTTCTACGCCCCCAGTGACGACCGCATCCGGATCATCACCGACTCGCCGGACAGTCCGACCATCGACAACGCGACGCTCGTCCACGAACTCGTCCACGCCCTGCAGGATCAGGACGGTGACCTCGGCGAACGGATCTCCACGACCGAGACACAGGACGCGGGTCTGGCGACGGACGGCGTCGTCGAGGGTGAGGCCAACTACATCGAGCAGCGCTACACGAGCCGTTGTGGCGTCGAGTGGGAGTGCGTCGAGACGCCCAGTTCGGGCGGCGGCCCGGGGCAACCGCCGAACCTCGGCGTCCTGTTGACGCTCCTGCAGCCGTACTCCGACGGCCCGGTCTACATCGACTGGCTCATCGAACGGGGTGGCTGGGACGCGGTCGAGGCGGCGTTCGAGAGCCCGCCACAGTCGACCGAGCAGATCATTCACCTGACTGACGAGGAGCCGGTCCCGATCGAGTACACGGACCGCGCCCGCAACGGTTGGGAGACGTTCCCGAACCAGGGCGAAGGGGGCTCGGACACCGTCGGCGAAGCGTCGATGTACGTGATGTTCTGGTACCAAGCGCGGACGGCGGGCGCCCGGACCGTCTCGCCGCAGTCCGTCGTCCAGACCACCGACCAGTACGACATCTACAACTACGACGCGGAGCCCTCGACGGGGTGGGGGAACGACCGCGTGTTCCCGTACGAGAAGGGGAGCGGCGAGGAGGCACAGTACGGCTACGTCTGGGTGACCGAGTGGGACACCGAGGAAGACGCCGATGAGTTCGTCGAGGCGTACGGCGAGATTCTCGTGGCACAGGGCGTAGCGGAGTTCGACGGCGAGGGTCAATACGTCGTCCCGAGCGGCGAGTTCGCCGACGCCTTCCGCATCGACCGACAGGGAACCCGCGTCACCATCGTCAACGCGCCGACGGCCGAGGACCTGAGCGACGTCCGGCCGGCGCCGGAGAGCGGCAGCGACGGCACCGCGGCGAGCGACGACGACGCCGGCTCGACGGGCCTCGAAGCGCCCGGCTTCGGCCCGCTGACGGCCGTGCTCGCGCTGGTCGCCGCCGTGGCGCTGGTCGCGGTGGCCCGGCGACTCGACTGACCGACGGCACCCTTTTTACTGACCGTCGCCGACGGCCGGGAAGATGCGTCTCCCCGTCCTGCTGGCGGTCCTCGTCGTGCTCGCGGGTTGTGGGGGCGCGGTCGGACCGGACGGACCGACGGCAGCGCCGACCGCGACGTCAACGTCGTCGCCGCCGCCCGCCCACTCCGGCTTCGCCGACCCCGCCACGGACCGCCTCGGCTGGGAGGCGGGCTACTGGTACGACGAGCCGCTTCCGGTGAACGCCACCGATGGCTTGGACGCGAGCGAACGCGCGGCGGTCGTCGGGCGGACGATGGCACGCATCGAACGGCTTCGAGGCCTGGAGTTCGAGTCGGCGGTGCCGGTCGAGGTGGTCGACCGCGAGGCGTATCTCGCGGACGGGACCGTGACCGCGACGGCGTTCGAGGAGGTGGTGTGGGAGGCGTTACTCCTCGTCGGCGAGGATCGGTCGGTCGCGGCGACGTTCGCGGCGTTCTACGGCGCGTCGGTGCAGGGGTCGTACGTCCCGAGCGAGGATCGGATCGTCGTGGTGAGCGACTCGGCGCGGCCGACGCTCGACCGCCGAACGCTCGCCCACGAACTCACGCACGCTCTACAGGACCAGCACTTCGAGGCCGTCTTCGGCCGGCGGAACCGGACGGGAACCCGCGACGAGCGGCTGGGATGGCGGGGGTTGATCGAGGGCGACGCGGGCTACGTCGAGGACCGGTACGAGAAGCGGTGCGGGGCGGAGTGGTCGTGTCTGCCGCGGCCGACGAGCGGTCCGGGCGCGAGCCTCGACGGGAATGGGGGCGTCCACGTCGCCGTCTACCAGCCCTACAGCGACGGCCCGGCGTTCGTCCACAGGCTCCGGGAGCGCGGCGGGTGGGAGGCGGTGAACGCCGCCTACGCGGCCCCGCCGACGAGTTCGGCGGCGGTGATCCACCCGGCGCGGTACCCGGACTGGGAACCGACGGCGGTCCGCGTGCCGGATCGCTCGGCGTCGGACTGGCGCCGCTTCGGCCGGTCGCCGCCGGGAACGACGGTCGGCGAGGCGTCGCTGTTCGCGACCCTGTGGGCGAACGGCGGGACCGAACCCTTCCACCGCCGGCGAGCCTCGCGCCCCCACCGCACGTACAACTACACCCATCCGGTCACGACGGGGTGGGTCGGCGACCGACTCGTGCCCTACCGCAACGGGACGGCGACGGGCTACGTCCTCCGGACGGAGTGGGTGACGACGGGCGACGCCGCGGCCTTCGCCGTCGCGTACCGTGACCTGTTGCGGACGCGTCGGGGTGCCGAACGCCGCGCGGGCGACGTGTTGGTCGTCCCCGCCGGTCCCTACGCCGACGCGTACCGAGTGACGCGAAACGGGACGACGGTGACGATCACCAACGCGCCGACGGTGGGGGCGCTGGACGCGGTCCACCGCCGGCCGGCCGACTGATGTGGGTCGCCGGGGCGGATCGGCGACGGGGCCGTCTGAAGACGAATCCTCTTCGACCACGGCGACCGAACGAACGGATTTTTCACCGACGGGAGCGAAGCCGGCGGCAATGCCACCGTTCGACATCGTCGGCCCCGGAGCCATCCGTGACGGCACGGCGACCGACGCGTACTTTCTGCGGACGGAGACGACGCTGCGACACGCCGACCGGAACCCGACGGTCGTCGCGGAGGTGACGGCCGACCAGTTCCCCGACGGCGACTTCGAACTGCTCGCAGGGGTGAAAGACGCCGCGGCCCTGCTGGAGGGCCGGGGCGTCGACGTCGACGCGATGGGAGAGGGACGGCTGTTCGACGGCGGGCCAGTCGTGCGGATCGAAGGGCCGTATCTCGAGTTCGCGCGGTTCGAGACGTCGTTGCTCGGCTTCCTCTCACACGCCAGCGGGATGGCGACGGCGGCGCTGGAGGCGCGACGGGCCGCGCCGGAGTCGACGGTGCTCTCTTTCGGCGCGCGCCACGTCCACCCCGCCATCGCGGCGACCGTCGAACGGAGCGCGTTGGTCGGAGGGCTGGACGGCTTCTCCCACGTCGCCGCCGGCGAGGTACTCGGCCGGGAAGCCGGGGGGACGATGCCCCACGCCCTGCTGATCTGTTTCGGCCGCGGGGAACAGGTGGCGGCGTGGCGCGCGTTCGACGAGGCGGTGGCGCCGGACGTACCGCGCGTCGCGCTGTGTGACACGTACAGCGACGAGGTGGACGAGGCGTTGCGCGCGGTCGAAGCCCTCGGCGACGACCTGGACAGCGTCCGGCTCGACACCACCGGATCGCGCCGGGGGGACTTCCGACACATCCTCCGCGAGGTGCGCTGGGAACTCGACGCCCGCGGGCACCACGACGTGGACGTATTCGCGAGCGGGGGTCTCGGGCCGGCGCAACTGCGGGAACTCCGGGACGTGGCCGACGGCTTCGGCGTCGGAAGCCACGTCTCGAACGCCGAGCCCGTGGATTTCGCGCTCGACATCGTCGAAGTCGACGGTGAGCCCGCGGCAAAGCGGGGGAAGCTCTCGGGGGCGAAACAGGCCTACCGGACGCCGGACGGGGGTCACCACGTCGGACTCGCGGACCGGAACGGACCGAAAGACGGCGAGGCGCTCCTCGAACCGCTGATTCGGGACGGCGAGGTGGTCAGGGAGTTCGACGTGGACGCGGCGGCGGAGCGGGCGCTGGAAGACGCCGACGTCGTCGGGTTCGGGGAGTAACGGCTTACAACTGTTCGACGGAGCCGCCTTCGGGGCGCTCGCGGAACACCTGTCCCTCGAAGAGGGTGATCATGGTGTCGTCGTCCTGCCAGGCGAGCGGCGAGAGGCCGGCCTTGCGACAGGCGTGGGTGAGGAACTGTTCTTCGTTCCAGCCGTTCTCGACCGGGAGGGTGGGGTACATCCAGGCGTGTTGGCCGTCGGCGTCGAGGGCAACGCCGTGTGTGCCGAGTTCGAGGTCGGCGAGCGGGTCGTTCGTGAGGACGTGGTTACAGACGACACAGACGGAGATGTTGAGATGTTGGAGCTCCGGTGGCTCGATTTCGGAGCCACAGGAGTCGTCGGAAGCGGCAGTGATGGCCGCGTCGACGATGGCGTGGCCGAGTTGGTCGGAGCCGCGATAGGCGCCGGCACAGCCGCGGAGCCGTCCACGGCCGCGGTTCGACGTGACCCGAACGAACGCGCCCGTGCGGGCGTAGAACGCGTCACGCATACTTCCCGGCTGTTCTCGCTGGCCCTGGAGCACGTACGCTTCCACGGCTTCACGAGCCAGTTCGACCGCTCGGGCGCCGTCGTCGTAAGAAAGGTGTACCGTCTGCGCCTCGGACATACGTCAAGGTTACGCCCGACCGACTTGAAGTCTTCCTTTCCGTCGGAAAGAACCGTGATGAATGGTGGCCGGCGAGTCGCCCGACCGAACGGCTTATTCCGCCGACTGCCGTAGCGCTAGACGGCAGAGAGAGCCCGGCCCCCGTGCGCGAGCATGAGGAAAGTCCCCCCACCGTCCGGACGGGTGACCGGGCGCAAGCCCGGAGTCGGAGACGGCTGGCTCTGGAACAGAAACGAGACCACTCGACCCGACCGATGAGGTGTGCGAACCCGAGCGCAAGCGAGGGGAGTTGACCCACCGAGGGAACGGAGACGCGGCGCGTCCCCGGATCGTGAGCGGCGTGAGCCGTGAGCGACGGGGCGCCACGCGCCTCGATGGTGAACGGCGACGCCGTGAGCCGACGGTCGAGAACGGATGGAACGGCGAATCCTCACCGGTGCAAGTCCGCCTCGTCAAGGTAGTCCGGACGCGGAGGTGGACGCTCAGCCGAATGCCGGGAAAACAGAAGGGGGCTTACTCCTCTCAGCCGCTCACACGGCCAGTTACGACTCCACGTCCCGCCCGCCGAGCCACCGCGTCAACCCCGGATAGTCGGCTATCAGGCCGTCCGCGCCGGCGTCGACCGCTGCGCGCGCCTCGACCCACGTTCGCACCGTCCAGACGTTGACGGTTCGGTCGGTCGGGACCCGGTCGGCGGCGCGGAGTGCCGGGAGCGACGGGTGGATGCTCCCGGCGTCGTACCGGACGGCGAGTTCGCGACCCGTCCCGAGGTCGGTACAGAGTGGCGCGAGCGACGCCGTCGCGTCCCGCTCGCGGACGGCCGCGAGCGCCCCCTCCGAGAACGAGGAGAAACGGGCATCGCGGCCGCCGACCAGTTCCAGCACCCGGTCGACGAACGGTTGCCAGCGCTCGCGGGCGATGTCGCGGTCGGCGGGCGGGAGCGACCCGCGGGGATCCGTCCCCGCGCCGGGGGACTTGAGTTCCACGTCGAGTGGGCCGGTCGTCCGGGCGAGCAGGCGGGCGAGCGTCGGCACGCGCTGGCCGCTCCCGAGCACCACGGCGTCGGTCACCGCCTCGGACGGCAGGTCGGCGACGGCGCCCGAGCCGTCCGTGACCCCGCGGCTGTCCGCCCCGGCGTCCAGTCGCGCGTCGTGGAAGACGACCGGCGTCCCGTCCCCGCAGGCGACCACGTCGATTTCCACCCGGTCGGCGCGGTCCGCCGCGACCCGCACCGCACCGACCGTATTCTCGGGAGTGACGCCCGCGAACCCCCGATGGGCGATGATGGTCGTCACGCGTCGAAGCCGTCCTCCCACCGAAACAGCCCGTCGCGCTGGATCACCGCGTCGTCGACGACGAGTCGGGAGCCCTCGTCCATCCGGGTGATGAGGTCCGTGTGGATCGCGCTCTCGGTGCCGGACTCGCCCGCGGGGAGACAGGCCTCGTAGGCGCGGCCGAGCGCGAGGTGGACGGTCCCGGCCATCTTCTCGTCGAAGAGCACGTTGTCCGTGGGGCGGGTGATGCCGCGGTTCATGCCGACGCCGAGTTCCCCCAACCGTTTCGCGCCGTCGTCGGTGGCGAGCAGGTCCGCGAGGGCCCCTTCACCCGCCGCGGCCGAGAAGTCGACCACCGCGCCGTCCTCGAAGACGAGGTGGGCGTCGCGGAGGCGGCGACCCTGAACCGTGATCGGCACGTCGAACGTGACCTCGCCCTCGGCCGTCGCCGGCGCGGTGAACACCTCGCCGCTCGGCAGGTTGTGGGAGTCGTAGGCGACGCTCGCGGCGCTGTTGACGGCGACACGATCCTCGATGGAGAGCGTGAGGTCCGTGCCCTCGCCGAGGAGTCGGACCTCGCGGCCGTCGTCGAGGACGTCTTTCAGCGCCGCCATCTCGTCGGCCAGCGACGCCCAGTCACGGAGGACGGCGTCGTAGACGAAGTCCGCGTACGCCTCGTAGGACATGCCGGCGGCCTGGGCGAGCGAGCGGGTGGGGTGGACGGTCGACACCCAGTCGGTCGCCATGCGGGCCTCGCGGGCGTCGGCACGGGACCGGGCGTACGCGCTCCGAACGTCCCCGGGGACGTCCGCCGTGGCGGTCGTGTTGCGGCCGCCGCCGAGCGAGAGGAAGACGTCGGCGCGGTCGTAGAGGGCGCGTTCGGCCTCGGCGGGCGCGAACTCGCCGTCGTGGGCACGGAGGTACGCGCGTTGCACTTCGTCGGAGCCGTAGGTGGCCAGCAGGGTCGCACC from Haloplanus salinus encodes:
- the truD gene encoding tRNA pseudouridine(13) synthase TruD — protein: MREAHPLERQVGIDYYVSDGPGVGGHLRDAPADFRVREIEAMEPEPLDSDPGAYPHLLVRSTLTDWDTNDFASALSSGLGISRERVSWAGTKDKRAVTTQLFSIRGVEPAGLPDLSGADIEALGRIGRNLEFGDLAGNAFEIRISDPERPAAVDAVTDALRGFGGGRVAVPNVFGHQRFGSRRPVTHEVGLHIVREEWREAVLAYVGNPAESEPERTREARATVDKVAAGTDPDWRVALDATPGHLGYERSMLHALVENGGEEPADFRSALETVPWNLQRLFVNAAQSYAFNRMLSERLRRGLPFDRPVAGDVVAFADADAPDWLPVPDTDRLQRVSEDRVDVIRRHCERGRAFVTAPLVGTETEPGDGEPGDIERAVLDDLALEPADFDLPGNFESTGTRRAILVGADLDVARGPLTLSFSLPRGSYATAVLREYLKADPRDL
- a CDS encoding DUF2103 domain-containing protein, encoding MECGRCGSPLDRPGDYCLVCHTANCDAVVVDIAEDRAHLTMLDGEAVVGETTITTRPEEDGEARVIERRNFAGLIADELRRKRPETVFAAGDREIIRAVRAETHYEFYRVAGEDPVAAVLERRGDRALEVVETPPKEKLGGRHTTLIGGRTGRRAISTVAEHPHVKKIVPGPIDAGGTGSQSGLRAKVTRADGNGNVRLLLRDGSSVQENRIVTTAMDRETGERVRDDLNEALAAADLQD
- a CDS encoding ZIP family metal transporter; the protein is MAGTLVQALSYTMLAVVAALVGGVIAVYRPPGARMESNVQHLAAGVVIAAVAAELLPDVHNRAPLVVVVGFAIGVATMLGIHRLSKVIEKRDVGGSFAGAAGLLITVGIDMLIDGVLIGVTFLTEAATGVLIAVALAIEVLFLGVAGVVALPAGVGTLRKLAVPAAFGGLLTVGVTVGVLVLEGVTGAPIAVILAFGSAALLYLVTEELLVKAQKVPETPVSTTLFFLGFLSIFLLDMMH
- a CDS encoding 50S ribosomal protein L37ae, which gives rise to MAENKARSTGSAGRFGARYGRVARRRVKEIEAGMQNATLDGDSVTRVGTGVWKNEETGETFTGGAYRPETPGGRTVRRSIRAALATDDDE
- a CDS encoding DNA-directed RNA polymerase subunit P; the encoded protein is MSYKCSRCKRDVELDEYGGVRCPYCGHRVLLKERAPTIKEVDVE
- a CDS encoding KEOPS complex subunit Pcc1 encodes the protein MFVDDAPHTLSLRFAYATERRARIVERSVRVEVGEIDDDRSAARVEREGRTVRVRIGAADLVALRAGANTWLRLLDVAEAVSADTADSSGA
- a CDS encoding prefoldin subunit beta; translated protein: MQGNLPPEAQEKIEELQDLQETAQQVAAQKQQAETALNESQTALDALEGIDEDTEMYREVGELLVSTEYDDACDDLEEKVESLEVRVEQLGKQEERVREQFESLQQELQQMLQGGAGGGPMGPGGAGGA
- a CDS encoding DUF3194 domain-containing protein codes for the protein MGEPDDETVVRTAAEAAEGVVFAHYRQSDVRDLDVTVTFEEGVLDVDVYLNAPDAEDGADPETVADEAARAARDAVDDLFGVGGAA
- a CDS encoding Hvo_1808 family surface protein, which gives rise to MRKRASAILAVLMMMAAVAPATATAPAAVDAGASVVDQRADPDEDVVGWEGGYWHDDEIDIDQSDGLSDEELDAYVARAMARVEYLRESEFDSEVPVEVLPREEFKRQRNESATGNTSFDAWNDQVWEALFVIGEEREANEALQSATGETTAGFYAPSDDRIRIITDSPDSPTIDNATLVHELVHALQDQDGDLGERISTTETQDAGLATDGVVEGEANYIEQRYTSRCGVEWECVETPSSGGGPGQPPNLGVLLTLLQPYSDGPVYIDWLIERGGWDAVEAAFESPPQSTEQIIHLTDEEPVPIEYTDRARNGWETFPNQGEGGSDTVGEASMYVMFWYQARTAGARTVSPQSVVQTTDQYDIYNYDAEPSTGWGNDRVFPYEKGSGEEAQYGYVWVTEWDTEEDADEFVEAYGEILVAQGVAEFDGEGQYVVPSGEFADAFRIDRQGTRVTIVNAPTAEDLSDVRPAPESGSDGTAASDDDAGSTGLEAPGFGPLTAVLALVAAVALVAVARRLD
- a CDS encoding Hvo_1808 family surface protein, with translation MRLPVLLAVLVVLAGCGGAVGPDGPTAAPTATSTSSPPPAHSGFADPATDRLGWEAGYWYDEPLPVNATDGLDASERAAVVGRTMARIERLRGLEFESAVPVEVVDREAYLADGTVTATAFEEVVWEALLLVGEDRSVAATFAAFYGASVQGSYVPSEDRIVVVSDSARPTLDRRTLAHELTHALQDQHFEAVFGRRNRTGTRDERLGWRGLIEGDAGYVEDRYEKRCGAEWSCLPRPTSGPGASLDGNGGVHVAVYQPYSDGPAFVHRLRERGGWEAVNAAYAAPPTSSAAVIHPARYPDWEPTAVRVPDRSASDWRRFGRSPPGTTVGEASLFATLWANGGTEPFHRRRASRPHRTYNYTHPVTTGWVGDRLVPYRNGTATGYVLRTEWVTTGDAAAFAVAYRDLLRTRRGAERRAGDVLVVPAGPYADAYRVTRNGTTVTITNAPTVGALDAVHRRPAD
- a CDS encoding nicotinate phosphoribosyltransferase translates to MPPFDIVGPGAIRDGTATDAYFLRTETTLRHADRNPTVVAEVTADQFPDGDFELLAGVKDAAALLEGRGVDVDAMGEGRLFDGGPVVRIEGPYLEFARFETSLLGFLSHASGMATAALEARRAAPESTVLSFGARHVHPAIAATVERSALVGGLDGFSHVAAGEVLGREAGGTMPHALLICFGRGEQVAAWRAFDEAVAPDVPRVALCDTYSDEVDEALRAVEALGDDLDSVRLDTTGSRRGDFRHILREVRWELDARGHHDVDVFASGGLGPAQLRELRDVADGFGVGSHVSNAEPVDFALDIVEVDGEPAAKRGKLSGAKQAYRTPDGGHHVGLADRNGPKDGEALLEPLIRDGEVVREFDVDAAAERALEDADVVGFGE
- a CDS encoding TIGR00296 family protein, translating into MSEAQTVHLSYDDGARAVELAREAVEAYVLQGQREQPGSMRDAFYARTGAFVRVTSNRGRGRLRGCAGAYRGSDQLGHAIVDAAITAASDDSCGSEIEPPELQHLNISVCVVCNHVLTNDPLADLELGTHGVALDADGQHAWMYPTLPVENGWNEEQFLTHACRKAGLSPLAWQDDDTMITLFEGQVFRERPEGGSVEQL
- a CDS encoding glycerophosphodiester phosphodiesterase is translated as MTTIIAHRGFAGVTPENTVGAVRVAADRADRVEIDVVACGDGTPVVFHDARLDAGADSRGVTDGSGAVADLPSEAVTDAVVLGSGQRVPTLARLLARTTGPLDVELKSPGAGTDPRGSLPPADRDIARERWQPFVDRVLELVGGRDARFSSFSEGALAAVRERDATASLAPLCTDLGTGRELAVRYDAGSIHPSLPALRAADRVPTDRTVNVWTVRTWVEARAAVDAGADGLIADYPGLTRWLGGRDVES
- a CDS encoding aminopeptidase yields the protein MDDRIRAHAETLVDWSARIDAGDEVVMRVAEGAHDLAVAVAAELGARGATLLATYGSDEVQRAYLRAHDGEFAPAEAERALYDRADVFLSLGGGRNTTATADVPGDVRSAYARSRADAREARMATDWVSTVHPTRSLAQAAGMSYEAYADFVYDAVLRDWASLADEMAALKDVLDDGREVRLLGEGTDLTLSIEDRVAVNSAASVAYDSHNLPSGEVFTAPATAEGEVTFDVPITVQGRRLRDAHLVFEDGAVVDFSAAAGEGALADLLATDDGAKRLGELGVGMNRGITRPTDNVLFDEKMAGTVHLALGRAYEACLPAGESGTESAIHTDLITRMDEGSRLVVDDAVIQRDGLFRWEDGFDA